Proteins encoded together in one Halalkaliarchaeum sp. AArc-CO window:
- a CDS encoding transposase translates to MSEKTVVVVDQFTKHVGTVQRRGWYPIGSDPTIETSTSWESVTVLGAVTDDGDSFYCWTEENLTRFHGIRLLEALKDKFGEELVVFLDRAGYFYARDLWEHVSGKRETETVGDSSVSCVRGDDLEVWYFPSKLPELNAVEGCWDQLQEWFKYRLMPDLLTLKDYIPRGLSAITEPNIWPYLTGKDSN, encoded by the coding sequence CTGAGCGAGAAAACCGTCGTTGTCGTCGATCAATTCACCAAACACGTCGGAACTGTCCAGCGGCGTGGCTGGTACCCAATCGGTTCAGATCCGACGATAGAGACGTCAACGTCCTGGGAGTCGGTGACAGTGCTGGGCGCTGTCACCGACGACGGTGACAGCTTCTACTGCTGGACAGAGGAGAACTTGACCAGATTCCACGGGATTCGGTTGTTAGAGGCATTGAAAGACAAGTTTGGCGAGGAGTTAGTGGTGTTTCTGGATCGAGCGGGCTACTTCTACGCGAGGGATCTCTGGGAACACGTGAGCGGAAAGCGCGAGACCGAAACTGTCGGAGACAGTTCGGTCTCGTGCGTGCGCGGTGACGATCTCGAAGTGTGGTACTTCCCATCGAAACTCCCCGAATTGAACGCTGTCGAAGGGTGCTGGGACCAACTGCAGGAGTGGTTCAAGTACCGCCTTATGCCAGATCTCTTGACGCTGAAAGACTACATTCCGCGAGGACTGAGCGCGATCACCGAACCGAACATCTGGCCGTATCTTACCGGTAAAGATTCGAACTAA
- a CDS encoding CBS domain-containing protein, which yields MNSQNRTRVKEVMSTPLETIAPDASISEAAEKMHEREISALVVRTTPRSIVSSSDIIAAVAQGEDVTELRVSDVMTTDVETVTPDLYMEEVAAMMTTYGIKHLPVVDDDYVGMVSSTDVTAHLS from the coding sequence ATGAACAGCCAGAACAGAACACGCGTCAAGGAAGTAATGTCGACCCCGCTGGAGACGATCGCACCGGACGCATCCATCTCCGAGGCCGCAGAGAAGATGCACGAACGTGAAATCAGCGCACTAGTCGTGCGGACCACCCCGCGCTCGATCGTGAGCAGTTCCGACATCATCGCCGCCGTGGCACAGGGGGAGGACGTCACCGAACTTCGAGTGTCGGACGTGATGACCACGGACGTGGAGACGGTGACGCCGGACCTCTACATGGAGGAAGTGGCAGCGATGATGACGACCTACGGGATCAAACACCTCCCGGTCGTCGACGACGACTACGTGGGCATGGTCTCCTCGACGGACGTGACCGCCCACCTCTCGTGA
- a CDS encoding ROK family protein yields the protein MAYYVGVDIGATNVRAVVGDDDATVLGSAEGPTPQGPSGIAVTEAVLDRVREACAEAGVEPSSAVAAGIGSIGPLDLAAGVVENPANLPDAIDRIPLTGPLSALLDTDQVYLHNDTNAGVIGERFHSDRNPDDMVYLTISSGIGAGVCVDGEVLDGWDGNAGEVGHMTLDPTGFMTCGCGKDGHWEAYCSGNNIPRYARRLHAEDPIETVLDVEDPDFSAADVFAHAGEDEFADYVLDQFSHWNTMGVANVIHAYAPLVISVGGAVALNNPERVLDPIRERLEEMVFINVPEIGLTDLGDDVVVEGALASALTDGTGDRSRL from the coding sequence ATGGCCTACTACGTGGGCGTCGATATCGGGGCGACGAACGTCAGGGCCGTCGTCGGCGACGACGACGCGACAGTTCTCGGTTCCGCCGAGGGGCCCACGCCACAGGGACCGTCCGGGATCGCGGTCACTGAGGCGGTGCTCGACCGGGTCAGGGAGGCGTGTGCGGAGGCAGGCGTCGAGCCGTCATCGGCGGTCGCAGCGGGAATCGGCTCGATCGGTCCCTTGGACCTGGCGGCCGGCGTCGTCGAGAACCCGGCGAACCTGCCGGACGCGATCGACCGGATCCCGCTTACCGGCCCGCTGTCGGCCCTACTGGACACCGATCAGGTGTATCTCCACAACGACACGAACGCCGGCGTCATCGGCGAGCGGTTCCACTCGGACCGCAACCCCGACGACATGGTGTATCTGACCATCTCCTCGGGGATCGGGGCCGGCGTCTGCGTCGACGGCGAGGTGCTCGACGGCTGGGACGGCAACGCCGGCGAGGTCGGCCACATGACGCTCGACCCGACCGGATTCATGACCTGCGGCTGCGGGAAGGACGGTCACTGGGAAGCCTACTGCTCCGGTAACAACATTCCCCGCTACGCCCGCCGTCTCCACGCCGAGGATCCCATCGAGACGGTGCTGGACGTCGAGGACCCCGACTTTTCGGCGGCGGACGTCTTCGCCCACGCCGGCGAGGACGAATTCGCCGACTACGTCCTCGATCAGTTCTCTCACTGGAACACGATGGGCGTCGCGAACGTCATCCACGCGTACGCGCCGCTCGTGATCTCGGTCGGCGGCGCGGTCGCGCTCAACAATCCCGAGCGTGTGCTCGATCCGATCCGCGAACGGCTCGAGGAGATGGTGTTCATCAACGTCCCCGAGATCGGGCTCACCGACCTGGGTGACGACGTCGTCGTCGAGGGGGCGCTTGCCAGCGCACTCACCGACGGCACTGGCGACCGGTCCCGCCTGTGA
- a CDS encoding DUF373 family protein translates to MLLILCVDLDDDLGRKTGLQTPVIGRDEVERSAVALATVDPEDSDVNVLFQGVHLYDELVHREDQEVEVAAVTGVEGKDVAANRAVGREVDRVLAELETGEEVHAIVITDGAQDESVLPVIRSRMPIDGVRRVVVRQAQDLESMYYTIKQVLADPETRGTVLVPLGILLLIYPFVVIAGQFDVGGAVVLGLISALLGLYSLFRGLGLETTIDSVAERVRSGLYAGRVTLITYVVALALLVVSGVQGYETAVTVSATVEDASRTVALAAFVHGAIQWVAAAGITSSLGQITDEYLAGRFRWRYLNAPFYVIAIAGVVFALSGFFLPEAPGITTVTLSELAIALTAGTLLGVLSTLTFAVAESKTPSTAEPA, encoded by the coding sequence ATGCTGCTGATCCTCTGTGTCGACCTCGACGACGACCTCGGCCGGAAGACCGGGCTACAGACCCCGGTGATCGGCCGCGACGAAGTCGAACGATCCGCGGTCGCGCTCGCGACGGTGGATCCGGAGGATTCCGACGTCAACGTCCTGTTTCAGGGAGTTCATCTCTACGACGAACTCGTCCACCGCGAGGACCAGGAAGTCGAGGTCGCGGCCGTGACCGGCGTCGAAGGCAAAGACGTCGCCGCCAACCGCGCGGTCGGGCGGGAGGTCGACCGCGTGCTCGCCGAGCTGGAGACCGGCGAGGAAGTACACGCGATCGTCATCACCGACGGCGCACAGGACGAGTCGGTGCTGCCGGTGATCCGCTCGCGGATGCCGATCGACGGCGTCCGGCGGGTCGTCGTCCGGCAGGCACAGGACCTCGAGTCGATGTACTACACCATAAAGCAGGTGCTGGCCGACCCCGAAACCCGCGGTACCGTCCTGGTGCCGCTGGGAATCCTGCTGTTGATCTACCCGTTCGTGGTGATCGCGGGGCAGTTCGACGTCGGTGGGGCCGTCGTTTTGGGGCTCATTTCGGCGCTTCTGGGGCTGTACTCGCTGTTTCGCGGGCTGGGCCTCGAGACCACCATCGACAGCGTCGCAGAGCGGGTCCGGTCCGGGCTGTACGCCGGCCGGGTGACGCTCATCACCTACGTGGTCGCGCTCGCGCTGCTGGTCGTCTCGGGGGTCCAGGGGTACGAAACGGCGGTGACCGTCTCGGCGACCGTCGAAGACGCCTCCCGGACGGTCGCGCTCGCGGCGTTCGTCCACGGCGCGATCCAGTGGGTCGCTGCAGCGGGGATCACCTCCAGTCTGGGCCAGATAACCGACGAGTACCTCGCGGGACGGTTCCGGTGGCGCTACCTCAACGCGCCGTTTTACGTGATCGCGATCGCCGGGGTCGTGTTCGCGCTGTCGGGCTTTTTCCTCCCCGAGGCGCCCGGCATCACCACCGTGACGCTCTCGGAGCTCGCGATCGCGCTGACCGCCGGCACGCTCCTCGGCGTCCTGTCGACGCTCACGTTCGCGGTCGCCGAGTCGAAGACCCCCTCGACTGCAGAACCCGCCTGA
- a CDS encoding Tfx family DNA-binding protein — MSDDAGDAADVDELLERLGFDPDENILTRRQAEVLALRERGLRQADIASRLGTSRANVSSVEASARENVRKAHETVSFAEALTAPVQVRIDTGTDLYDIPNRVYDACDEAGVKVNRTAPDLMKAISDAAGDAVQGRKVRRELLVGVTGDGTVQVRTE; from the coding sequence ATGAGTGACGACGCCGGTGACGCCGCGGACGTCGACGAGCTGCTGGAGCGGCTCGGATTCGATCCCGACGAGAACATTCTCACCAGGCGGCAGGCAGAGGTGCTCGCGCTCCGCGAGCGGGGGCTCCGGCAGGCCGACATCGCGAGTCGTCTCGGGACGTCACGAGCGAACGTCTCCAGCGTCGAGGCCAGCGCCCGCGAGAACGTCAGGAAGGCACACGAGACCGTCAGTTTCGCGGAGGCGCTCACCGCCCCGGTGCAGGTTCGGATCGACACCGGAACCGACCTGTACGACATCCCGAACCGGGTGTACGACGCCTGCGACGAGGCGGGCGTGAAGGTGAACCGCACCGCGCCGGACCTGATGAAGGCAATCAGCGACGCCGCAGGCGACGCCGTCCAGGGGCGGAAGGTCCGGCGGGAGCTGCTCGTGGGCGTCACTGGGGACGGAACGGTTCAGGTCCGCACCGAATGA
- a CDS encoding SRPBCC family protein produces the protein MREVTVDGFVRESPPSIKRHLTPEQVVEYEGSFEVDRVEAAGEATFVTATGPGLSMTLRFETREGRLYYTQEGESGPFAAMETWIDVEPENEGSRVRFTSVVKLSAPLPFGDRIAAWKRRGELKRAIRSLREDVE, from the coding sequence ATGCGCGAGGTCACCGTCGACGGATTCGTCCGGGAGTCGCCGCCGTCGATAAAGCGGCACCTCACCCCCGAGCAAGTGGTCGAATACGAGGGGAGCTTCGAGGTCGACCGCGTCGAGGCGGCCGGCGAGGCGACGTTCGTGACGGCGACGGGTCCGGGACTATCGATGACGCTCCGGTTCGAGACCCGCGAGGGGCGGCTCTACTACACCCAGGAGGGGGAATCCGGCCCGTTCGCGGCGATGGAGACGTGGATCGACGTGGAGCCGGAAAACGAGGGGTCCCGGGTGCGGTTCACCTCCGTGGTGAAGCTGTCGGCGCCGCTGCCGTTCGGCGACCGGATCGCCGCATGGAAGCGGAGAGGGGAGTTGAAACGGGCGATACGCTCGCTGCGCGAGGACGTCGAGTGA
- a CDS encoding universal stress protein — MAIETVLLAIGPDEADRIDRLTEETIELAEPTDATVVIAQVLDRDAYDELAVKLGFDPDNGEVFPTDVVSRHSLIRQLTEELDAVGIDYEVRGAVGDRGDQIVRLADEVDADSVVVGGRRRSPTGKAVFGSVAQEVMLSSPCPVTFVRSDTQ, encoded by the coding sequence ATGGCAATAGAGACAGTCCTCCTGGCAATCGGGCCGGACGAAGCCGACCGCATCGACCGACTGACCGAAGAAACGATCGAGCTCGCGGAACCGACGGATGCAACCGTCGTGATCGCTCAGGTTCTGGATCGGGACGCGTACGACGAACTCGCCGTGAAACTCGGGTTCGATCCGGACAACGGCGAGGTGTTCCCGACCGACGTCGTCAGCCGGCACTCGCTGATCCGACAGCTTACAGAGGAACTGGACGCGGTGGGGATCGACTACGAGGTCCGTGGTGCGGTGGGCGACCGGGGCGACCAGATCGTGCGCCTGGCCGACGAGGTCGACGCCGACAGCGTCGTCGTCGGCGGCCGGCGCCGATCGCCGACCGGCAAGGCGGTGTTCGGGAGCGTCGCACAGGAAGTGATGCTCTCCTCGCCGTGCCCGGTGACGTTCGTCCGCAGCGACACCCAGTGA
- a CDS encoding M28 family peptidase, with the protein MTDLPESVVGDARTSSFAWGLLEDLADVGNRMAGQEGERRGAELVCEAFDSAGLADAEIVEFEIPGWWRGDSSLRISGPLERAHEESHEVIALPGTPADMVSGPLVDVGTGSYDDFADAAEDIQGAIVMASSESPDSSDRWIHRMEKYVNAADRGAAGFVFQNHIEGALPPTGEIGYHERPGPIPAVGVSAEVGDRLARLAADHDGGNDAPVVELDVDCRNEPATSRNVQATVGPADADREVLVTAHVDGHDISDGANDNAAGCAAVAGIGRLLARVADDLDCRLRLVTFGAEEIGLWGAYHCAESLPKEAVKCVVNLDGACNSRNLRVGTNGFATIGDVFESVTDDYDAPLSTGDTISPHGDQWAFVQEGIPAVMVSTTSDQSGRGWGHTHADTLDKLDPRDLTEVVTLVTEAVSRLADDEVEPTHTTSQRIREKMDDGYIQELEVGGRLPDDWD; encoded by the coding sequence ATGACGGACCTTCCGGAGAGCGTCGTCGGCGACGCACGGACCAGTTCGTTCGCGTGGGGGCTGCTCGAAGACCTCGCTGACGTGGGGAACCGGATGGCCGGCCAGGAGGGTGAGCGCCGGGGAGCCGAACTCGTCTGTGAGGCGTTCGATTCGGCGGGACTCGCCGACGCCGAGATCGTGGAGTTCGAGATCCCGGGGTGGTGGCGCGGCGACTCCTCCTTGCGGATCTCCGGCCCCCTCGAACGCGCCCACGAGGAGAGCCACGAGGTGATCGCGTTGCCCGGCACTCCCGCAGACATGGTCTCGGGACCCCTCGTCGACGTCGGGACGGGTTCGTACGACGACTTCGCGGACGCGGCGGAGGATATCCAGGGTGCGATCGTGATGGCCTCCAGCGAGAGTCCCGACTCGTCGGATCGGTGGATCCACCGGATGGAAAAGTACGTCAACGCCGCCGACCGGGGCGCAGCCGGGTTCGTCTTCCAGAACCACATCGAGGGTGCACTCCCGCCTACCGGCGAGATCGGCTACCACGAACGACCGGGACCGATCCCCGCGGTGGGCGTCTCGGCGGAGGTCGGCGACCGGCTCGCCCGCCTCGCGGCCGACCACGACGGCGGGAACGATGCTCCCGTCGTCGAACTCGACGTCGACTGCCGGAACGAGCCGGCGACGTCCCGGAACGTCCAGGCGACGGTCGGTCCGGCGGACGCCGACCGGGAGGTGCTGGTGACGGCGCACGTCGACGGTCACGACATCAGCGACGGCGCGAACGACAACGCCGCCGGCTGTGCGGCTGTCGCCGGGATCGGTCGGCTGCTCGCCCGGGTCGCCGACGACCTCGACTGCCGGCTCAGGCTCGTGACGTTCGGCGCCGAGGAGATCGGGCTGTGGGGCGCGTACCACTGTGCGGAGTCGCTCCCGAAGGAGGCGGTCAAATGCGTCGTCAACCTCGATGGCGCTTGCAACTCCCGGAACCTCCGGGTGGGGACGAACGGCTTCGCGACGATCGGGGACGTCTTCGAGTCCGTGACCGACGACTACGACGCGCCGCTATCGACTGGCGACACGATTTCTCCCCACGGCGATCAGTGGGCGTTCGTCCAGGAGGGGATCCCCGCGGTGATGGTCTCGACCACCTCCGACCAGTCAGGTCGTGGCTGGGGGCACACCCACGCCGACACCCTGGACAAACTCGACCCACGTGATCTCACCGAGGTAGTAACGCTCGTTACGGAAGCCGTCTCCCGACTCGCAGACGACGAGGTCGAACCGACCCACACGACCTCACAGCGGATCCGCGAGAAGATGGACGACGGCTACATCCAGGAGCTCGAGGTCGGCGGTCGTCTCCCGGACGACTGGGACTGA
- a CDS encoding aldo/keto reductase: protein MSDTFDRLGYGTYKLENPAECAAAVTHAIDVGYRHIDTAQGYDNEASVADGIDRSGVDRDELFVATKLSTDNLAYDDVIETAKESRKRLGVDSIDLLYVHWPIRTYDPAETLPALDHLVEEGVIEHVGLSNFRPDQLEAAIDRLDSPVFAHQVECHPLLQQRELRAVALEDDHWLVAYSPIARNRVADVDTLQEIADEYDASPAQVSLAWLLSKETVAPIPKAASFDHIEDNWAARDLDLDDDALARIDEIEREERIVDFEEAPWNEAGNV from the coding sequence ATGAGCGACACCTTCGACCGGCTCGGTTACGGGACGTACAAGCTCGAGAACCCCGCGGAGTGTGCGGCGGCGGTCACCCACGCGATCGACGTCGGGTACCGGCATATCGACACCGCGCAGGGGTACGACAACGAGGCGTCCGTCGCTGACGGAATCGATCGGTCGGGGGTCGACCGCGACGAACTGTTCGTGGCCACGAAGCTTTCGACGGACAACCTCGCATACGACGACGTCATCGAAACGGCGAAGGAAAGCCGCAAGCGGCTGGGCGTCGACTCGATCGACCTGTTGTACGTCCACTGGCCGATCCGAACGTACGATCCCGCGGAGACGCTGCCGGCACTGGATCACCTGGTCGAGGAGGGCGTGATCGAGCACGTCGGCCTCTCGAACTTCCGTCCCGACCAGCTCGAGGCGGCGATCGACCGGCTGGACAGCCCGGTTTTCGCCCACCAGGTGGAGTGTCACCCGCTGCTCCAGCAGCGGGAACTCAGAGCGGTGGCCCTCGAGGACGACCACTGGCTGGTGGCGTACTCGCCGATCGCGCGCAACCGGGTCGCAGACGTCGACACCCTCCAGGAAATCGCCGACGAGTACGACGCCTCGCCAGCCCAGGTGAGTCTGGCATGGCTGCTCTCGAAGGAGACCGTCGCGCCGATCCCGAAGGCGGCGAGTTTCGATCACATCGAGGACAACTGGGCGGCCCGCGACCTGGATCTCGACGACGACGCGCTCGCCCGGATCGACGAAATCGAACGGGAGGAGCGGATCGTCGACTTCGAGGAGGCGCCGTGGAACGAGGCCGGAAACGTTTAG
- a CDS encoding TRAM domain-containing protein: MPNCPLADDCPSFQERIQGMGCQHYGDRGGAEWCNHYNMPISELKQQPVQPGEEVIVEVDDIHESGAGVGRTDDGFIVLIDGLLPEARARVRIDRVKSNHATAKEIVERLPLESEEEDEIEGVSEGEDDGAEPSEDDEESVGRERLGSRENFWGG; the protein is encoded by the coding sequence ATGCCGAACTGTCCGCTCGCAGACGACTGCCCGAGTTTTCAGGAACGAATCCAGGGAATGGGATGCCAGCACTACGGCGACCGCGGGGGCGCCGAGTGGTGCAACCACTACAACATGCCCATCTCGGAGCTAAAACAGCAGCCGGTCCAGCCCGGCGAGGAAGTGATCGTCGAGGTCGACGACATCCACGAAAGCGGCGCCGGTGTCGGCCGGACCGACGACGGATTCATCGTCCTGATCGACGGGCTGTTGCCGGAGGCCAGGGCGAGGGTGCGGATCGACCGGGTGAAGTCGAACCACGCCACCGCAAAAGAGATCGTCGAACGGCTCCCGCTGGAGTCGGAAGAGGAAGACGAGATCGAGGGCGTCTCCGAAGGTGAGGACGACGGCGCAGAGCCCTCGGAGGACGACGAGGAGTCGGTCGGCCGGGAGCGGCTCGGGAGCCGGGAGAACTTCTGGGGCGGATAA
- a CDS encoding FAD-dependent oxidoreductase, which produces MSSINTDVLVVGGGPAGLSAALFAQKNGLETTVFDTDGTWMHKAHLFNYLGIGSVDGTAFLETARKQVDSFGVDRRQGEEVTDVSATDDGFVVETAQGEYGADYLVLATGANRDLAESLGCAFDGDVVDVDVTMETSVADAYATGAMVRTEEWQAVISAGDGAAAALNILSKEEGDHFHDFDVPADAGELFGPSKE; this is translated from the coding sequence ATGAGTAGTATTAACACAGACGTACTCGTGGTCGGAGGCGGCCCCGCCGGCCTGAGCGCCGCCCTGTTCGCCCAGAAGAACGGGCTCGAGACGACCGTCTTCGACACCGACGGGACGTGGATGCACAAGGCCCACCTGTTCAACTACCTCGGGATCGGCTCCGTCGACGGGACGGCGTTCCTGGAGACCGCCCGCAAACAGGTCGACAGCTTCGGCGTCGACAGGCGCCAGGGCGAGGAAGTGACCGACGTTTCGGCGACCGACGACGGGTTCGTCGTCGAGACCGCCCAGGGCGAGTACGGCGCCGACTACCTGGTGCTCGCGACCGGCGCGAACCGGGACCTGGCCGAATCGCTCGGCTGCGCGTTCGACGGCGATGTCGTCGACGTCGACGTGACGATGGAGACCAGCGTCGCAGACGCCTATGCGACGGGCGCGATGGTCAGGACCGAGGAGTGGCAGGCCGTCATCTCCGCCGGCGACGGCGCCGCCGCCGCGCTGAACATCCTCTCGAAAGAGGAGGGCGACCACTTCCACGACTTCGACGTGCCCGCCGACGCCGGAGAGCTGTTCGGCCCGAGCAAGGAGTGA
- a CDS encoding helix-turn-helix domain-containing protein: protein MTGSHDEPDENGSEHPDPADVFSWLGNETRLSTVSVLHGAEESPVQFSTLYDRVDVDDSAQFNYHLKKLVPYFISKTDDGYELTAAGRRLARAVTAGMYTRSPTVDPFDVGGECYACGDSRLRGAYADERFTVDCDECGESILRVHVPPTLVRGRDPDELADAFERWSRYQVEQARTGICPECGGTVDPQVRTDLGEEIPFEAVAAYRCTVCGREAVTSFGSIAYRHPDVRGFHERREASLSDRRIWEIGQYVAGEGVEVHSRDPWLVRVTFRADEDVCQVEIDGDLDVVGVEIAADEAGGK, encoded by the coding sequence ATGACCGGGAGTCACGACGAGCCCGACGAAAACGGGTCCGAACACCCCGATCCTGCCGACGTCTTCTCGTGGCTGGGGAACGAAACCCGGCTTTCGACCGTCAGTGTTCTCCACGGCGCAGAGGAGTCCCCCGTCCAGTTTTCCACGCTGTACGACCGCGTGGACGTCGACGACAGCGCGCAGTTCAACTACCACCTCAAGAAACTGGTCCCCTATTTCATCTCGAAAACGGACGACGGGTACGAGTTGACCGCCGCTGGTCGCCGGCTCGCCCGCGCGGTGACCGCCGGGATGTACACGCGTAGTCCGACCGTCGATCCGTTCGACGTCGGCGGCGAATGCTACGCCTGCGGCGACTCCCGACTCCGGGGCGCGTACGCCGACGAGCGGTTCACCGTCGACTGTGACGAGTGCGGCGAGTCGATCCTGCGGGTCCACGTTCCGCCGACGCTGGTTCGCGGTCGGGACCCCGACGAACTCGCCGACGCCTTCGAGCGGTGGTCGAGATACCAGGTCGAACAGGCCCGAACCGGGATCTGTCCCGAATGCGGCGGCACCGTCGACCCCCAGGTGCGGACCGATCTGGGCGAGGAGATTCCGTTCGAGGCGGTGGCGGCGTACCGCTGTACCGTCTGTGGTCGAGAGGCGGTGACGTCGTTCGGCTCGATCGCCTACCGACACCCGGACGTTCGGGGGTTCCACGAGCGCCGGGAGGCGTCGCTTTCGGACCGCCGGATCTGGGAGATCGGCCAGTACGTCGCCGGCGAGGGAGTCGAGGTGCACTCCCGGGACCCCTGGCTGGTCCGGGTGACGTTCCGCGCCGACGAAGACGTCTGCCAGGTGGAGATCGACGGCGACCTCGACGTGGTCGGAGTCGAGATCGCGGCCGACGAAGCTGGAGGCAAGTGA
- the radB gene encoding DNA repair and recombination protein RadB produces the protein MSDPLPVGCSSIDDLLGGGLERGTVTQVYGPPAAGKTNLALSAAVEVAAGGGRVCYVDTEGLSVDRFHQLLEGRIGRPDVDGSLEEIAGRLVISDAYDFEQQQQAVRDAEDLAPDLELIVLDSATGFYRLERTLEADEDAGESLRAVARQVTHLLSLARKHDLAVVITNQVFTDPDSDRAKPLGGHTLDHWTGVILRLDRFRGGNRRATLEKHRSKAAGESTTFKITGTGLADADKM, from the coding sequence GTGAGCGATCCCCTTCCGGTCGGCTGTTCGTCGATCGACGATCTGCTGGGCGGCGGTCTCGAACGCGGCACCGTCACCCAGGTGTACGGCCCGCCCGCGGCCGGAAAGACGAACCTCGCGCTTTCGGCGGCCGTCGAGGTCGCTGCCGGCGGAGGGCGGGTCTGTTACGTCGACACTGAAGGGCTCTCCGTCGATCGCTTTCACCAGCTACTCGAGGGGCGAATCGGCCGGCCGGACGTCGATGGCTCGCTGGAGGAAATCGCGGGACGGCTCGTTATCTCCGATGCCTACGACTTCGAGCAACAGCAACAGGCCGTCCGGGACGCCGAGGATCTCGCTCCAGACCTGGAGCTGATCGTCCTCGACAGCGCGACCGGCTTTTATCGGCTCGAACGTACCCTCGAAGCCGACGAGGACGCCGGCGAGTCGCTCCGGGCGGTCGCCCGGCAGGTAACCCATCTGCTGTCGCTTGCGCGCAAACACGACCTCGCCGTCGTGATCACCAACCAGGTGTTTACCGATCCCGACAGCGACCGGGCGAAACCGCTGGGCGGACACACGCTGGATCACTGGACGGGCGTGATTCTCCGCCTCGACCGATTCCGTGGCGGGAACCGCCGGGCCACCCTGGAGAAACATCGATCGAAGGCGGCCGGCGAGTCGACGACGTTCAAGATAACCGGCACTGGACTTGCAGACGCCGACAAGATGTGA
- the pyrE gene encoding orotate phosphoribosyltransferase, with the protein MSDSDSPRTNDGTDRDLVAALRAAEAVEFGEFELSHGGTSDYYVDKYLFETDPDCLEAIASAFAERLADTESTLAGVALGAVPLVAVTATELGRPYVIVRKETKEYGTGNRVEGRLDDGEEVIVLEDIATTGKSALSAVEALREAGATVDRVFVVVDREEGASELLADHGIELESLLTATELLADRD; encoded by the coding sequence ATGAGTGATTCCGACTCCCCCCGGACGAACGACGGCACCGATCGCGACCTCGTGGCTGCGCTCCGGGCGGCCGAGGCCGTCGAGTTCGGCGAGTTCGAGCTCTCGCACGGTGGCACGAGCGACTACTACGTCGACAAGTACCTCTTCGAGACCGATCCCGACTGCCTCGAGGCGATCGCGTCGGCGTTTGCAGAGCGGCTCGCCGACACCGAGTCGACGCTCGCTGGCGTGGCGCTTGGGGCGGTGCCGCTGGTCGCGGTGACGGCGACGGAACTCGGTCGTCCGTACGTTATCGTCCGCAAGGAGACCAAAGAGTACGGCACCGGAAACCGGGTCGAAGGACGACTCGACGACGGCGAGGAGGTGATCGTTCTCGAAGACATCGCGACCACCGGGAAATCGGCGCTTTCGGCGGTCGAGGCGCTCCGGGAAGCCGGCGCGACGGTCGACCGGGTGTTCGTCGTCGTCGACCGAGAGGAGGGGGCGAGCGAGCTGCTGGCGGATCACGGGATCGAACTGGAGTCGCTGCTCACCGCAACCGAGCTGTTGGCGGATCGGGACTGA
- the bcp gene encoding thioredoxin-dependent thiol peroxidase, translating into MLETGEDAPDFTLQNQDDEPVTLSDIDAEYTVVYFYPRADTPGCTTEACGFRDEWGAFSDAGVAVVGISDDPVEDLADFAEKYDLPFDLLSDPDGEVASAYDSYGEKNVFGNTVDGVFRNTYVVDAGSEIVLAYEGVSPEDHAEEILADLESL; encoded by the coding sequence ATGCTCGAGACAGGCGAGGACGCACCCGATTTCACCCTCCAGAACCAGGACGACGAGCCGGTCACGCTGTCGGACATCGACGCGGAATACACGGTCGTGTATTTCTATCCCCGGGCGGACACCCCGGGCTGTACGACCGAGGCGTGCGGCTTCCGCGACGAGTGGGGTGCCTTTTCCGACGCCGGCGTGGCCGTCGTCGGAATCAGCGACGACCCGGTCGAGGACCTCGCGGACTTCGCCGAGAAGTACGATCTCCCGTTCGACCTGCTGTCAGATCCCGACGGCGAGGTCGCATCGGCGTACGACTCCTACGGCGAGAAGAACGTGTTCGGCAACACCGTCGACGGCGTCTTCCGGAACACCTACGTCGTCGACGCCGGGAGCGAGATCGTACTCGCCTACGAGGGAGTCTCCCCCGAGGATCACGCCGAGGAGATCCTCGCCGATCTCGAATCGCTGTAG